The DNA region atttcgttgttttagcaaaacctggccgatatcgttgcctcgtatttatctcgcttatctcttttgtgcgtggcatcgcttcgattaggttttgtgcgtttttatctatttaattgtttgtttgtcggtattttgactgtatttcgaatatattagagttttcgtattgtccgattatttgtgattgtgtttgtcagcgttttcgtgatgtcgtgttgattttattattgcctagggttgtttatttaattacgtgttgtgccgtgtgatttaatcgagtctgtttgagtcgtgttgttgattttactggtttaccgatttactggtttattggttttatcaatcTGTCTGTTTTGttgtgcaaattgtcatcgtttttatcgcgttcgtgtcgctcgattttatcgtattttaatcgtgtgccgtttaatattatttgtgcttaatattaattgtgtttagttgttaattagtttatttaattaggattaatattattttagtttattattattattattattatataatatataaattatattattaatttatgttagatatttttttagatttcttattgtttaagtaatctaaatatatattattaatttatgttagatattttttaggtttcttattgtttaagtaatctaaatatatattattaatttatgttagatattttttaggtttcctattgtttaagtaatctaaatatatatatatatatatagatgttgTTAGTAAGAAAAGAGGAAGaaggtggatcagtaaggaaaaaacgtgtggtgagagaaacagagaattgaaaagaaatatttttccaaaagcattaccgtatttcacttgttcttcattttcggtaacccaaaatcgtcccgattattcaccgaaacacaaaaccgatttcatatctttgaagttcgttgagtccagatcacaaatatccaaggttcatttcattccggcgtcgtttcaccgatcaaaagcgacgttgaagtcaggtactcacgaaggcagccagcactgcgtcggtgacggtttccagctttcggtcgatcatttggacgatcagaagttcatcctcttcacacaaggtaatattcttcacttatctctgaaatcggctaagttccggcttgccgacatgtgttttaatatattatttatctaaatatatatatatatatatattatttttgtctattatatatctaaataaatatatatatatatatatatatatatatatatatatatatatatatatatatatatatatatatatatatatatatatatatatatatatatatatatatatatatatatatatatatatatatatatatatatatatatattatatatatatatatatatatatatatatatatatatatatatatatatatatatatatatatatatatatatatatatatatatatatatatatatatatatatattatctttgtatatatatatattatttttgtctattatatattatttgtctaaatgtacatatgtattatttttgtctactatatatttattgtctaaaatatatatatatatatatatatatatatatatatatatatatatatatatatatatatatattatattatataatatatatatatatatatatatatatatatatatatatatatattacttttgtttactaaatattgtttatcttttattattattttgcatatatgttttatttaaatgttagttaaattaattatttgtttaaatgtttattttaattaaatgtttatttatatcaaatgtttattttgtctaaagtaaatgtttatattgttttttttatatttgtttatgttgttactaaccgtttcgtttcagtttcagctcgattaactccactgactattcgtaatactaactattcatagctaactgtgttgtaataatttactttctcgcattttttgTTTTCTGcattgtgtgtttaatcgtattgttcacgttttatgttaaaaaatcgaaaaatccaaaaagagaaacccgatgcgattccaacggtcgccgtttaagaaacccttttcacacactcataagcttactcttgggctttcctgtaatgagcccatttatttatttctttaggGTTTAGGCTCGTTCAAATCTAAAATCAgcaaaacagactttccccttttcttttgggagaactacgtggattctgatttctccattgcgccttggagatacgtaggcatgatgtctacgactttatcgagtccaaaagcaataaaatcaagttcttttctcatctccccaatcaaacgatcaaagcgaaaaaagcaaagcattcacataaacataagcaaaaaggttcctgtggagtaccacagatgtagagggtgctaataccttccctttgcataaccaacccccgaacccgtaactctaaagggatttatcgttatttttcccttcctctttttggataaaataaaagacggtggcgactcttgcatttaaaatatttttcaaacgggttaagttcaatcaatacttaatctcgtgaaaaatcccgccgcgacagaatggcgactctgctggggacacaatgattaaacttatttgagggtttagcctatctttgcttgtttatatgtttgctttgtggatatttgctaaattgtattgtttgtaatgtttgttattttgggttttgggggatacttgtgataaatcctatacccggatttggggcacatttgagatagaatggatgataattcaggttgacttgataggagacaatccttaccgagttgacttgagcctttgtccgcttggtggaggcctctttgagggtgatagtgctaaacaagtcatttgtgaggcattgttgctttcgacgggcccgtgaagccaaagaccttagtttacctttaccccatcttggccttacttaggatgtgatgcggtgaccacttcggaccaaaagtctggtttggttgatacgcgatatcacactcaagcgagattcttttgagaataatattggaaagcgagcagttgcttaacccgatattatccgaagaaggatccataaccttgggaacttttagaacccgtttggcaggtgaaccttagaacttatcttggggctgtcctaaactccatgctggtgatgaactttgagccttgtattgtttgaccatgtttgtgtttgttgcattcacgcatgacatgcattcattcccatcatttcaacctttttccaaggaacttaaagtgaggattgcaaatattgcaggaaacatggattttggacggagaagtgtgaaaaagtacaatctcatcaatccaaagatagatgaactaaagaaactggtttcttcgatcgcagatcctattggtttcagagacagatatggggcacttatatctttattgacacttaggatggaagaagggttattgcagacattagtacagttctatgatccagtctatcactgtttcacattcccagactatcaactcatgcctacattggaagagtatgcccagttgcttcacatcccagttgctgatacagtacctttctctggttcagaaaagttacccgagcacagttctcttgcaaaagtgttgtacatgaagaagtcagaattcaagaataacttcaccaccaaaggaggacttccaggtttcactgccaagttcttaatggggaaggtttcttattttgccagtcaaggttgtgatattattgtggagcatctgtttgccttgttgatctacggtttgttactatttcctaatattgaaggttttgtggattcatatgctatacgcatcttcctaagtggtaatcctgttccaactttgctcggagacacctatcattccatccattaccgtactttgaaaggaggaggaaccatagtctgctgtatacctttactctacaaatggtttgtctctcatcttcctaagtcagctactttttgggatcgcaagtcaggacttcagtggtcacagaggattatgtctcttacccagtcagatattgcatggtatagtagagttttagacgatgtgaagatcattgatagttgcggggagttccccaatgtgcccctcatgggcacaaagggaatcatttcttataatccagtacttgctaggagacaactcggttaccctgtgaaggacaagcctcctaacattcttttagaaggtattttcttgagggataacgaggaggaccctaccatgaaagagagagtagtaagagcttggcatcgtgtttgtcgcaaagggagacttgaattgggtaagaaagagtgtacctcctatgagccgtacctccagtggatcagagccagagctatacagttgaaaatgccatacccacatcatgatcctatcaaacccgctccgttgaagaccccctaccttccgctagatgacaaagaagaactccaagccaccttggagagggtcaagaaagagagagacgcttggaaggataaggcccaggtgctcgaaatggaaaatgaagaacttcagagacagttaaaggagcagagtggagaagatcgtgcaggtaaacgtccaagggtgcaagaggatttattttcctcaggcacaacagattactcccagattccacaaccctcaggtgcatggaaaggtcttgtagacagtttggtgaaggagaaagcttttatgcagaaggcctatgaagaaagaattgagagacttgaaggacaactcctacttgtttatgctcgtcctgatgacacatgtccttaaatggttttcttggttgtattttgggttgataactttgttttgttatcaaaaatgtttgcaattctatcttttccttcacttagagttccttggaaaatcattcattttgcatatccatgcatcacgtgcatacaggttgtctgtcttggtccagtcttctaacagttgcttcccgccagcagatccatttcaagctgacgcataattacaacacaagagccaactacaaaagaagaATGGAGATAACAGATAACGAGAACCGAGAATTAAAAGCTCAGGTTGACCGCCTTTCTGCTATGGTATCCTGACCTTCAAGAACATGGGTCCCAATGTGAAGGACAATCCAATGCCAAGTCATGGTCCTTCATCAGTGAACAATATAGAAGTTTGTCTCAATGAACAACGTGTTACGAAGAAAGAGGAGATTCGGCAGTCTTTGGTTGAAATTCATTCTGTTTTATGTGCTCATGGTCTATTCCAACATAACCACCAGATCTGTGGTACATGTTTAGTCAATTCAAGAGGTTGTAGAAAGATTCAAGATGATTTGCAAGGCGTCCTTGATCAGGGTTTGATTCAGATTTCTAGACAAGTGAGTTCTCCAGAATCACAAGAACAAGAGGTGAATGTCATCATTCCTTGCTTCAACATTTCAGAGAAAGTAGAGATAGCTTATCATCCGAGGGAGCCAGTGGTGATTTGCCCTCCGGGCCCAATGCCTTACACTTCAGATAAAGCGGTCCCCTACCGCTATGCAGCAACTATTATTGAGAACGGTAAAGAGGTCGAGATTAAAACCTTAGCCTCAGTTACCAATATCGCAGCAAATAGCCGAATGACGCGCAGTGGCCGTGTGTTCGCTCCGCCGGTTATCCCAAGTAGAAATGTTGAGAAAGATCCAGTAGTCGTGGTACCAGTGACAAGAGAAGCAGAAGGGAAAACAAGCAATTCAACCCTTGACAAAGAAACAGATGAACTACTCAGAATTATCAAGCTCAGTGACTACAAAGTGGTAGATCAGTTGCTacagacaccgtcaaaaatctcgaTCCTGTCCTTATTATTGAACTCAGGTGTCCACAGAGAAGCATTACTGAAGGTGCTTGATCAAGCCTTTGTAGAACAGGATATAACAGCAGAGCAGTTCAACAATGTTGTAGGCAGCATCACTTCGTGCAATGGCTTAggcttttgtgatgaagaactgCCAGAAGAAGGAAAGAATCACAACTTCGCTCTCCATATCTCAGCCAATTGTCAAGGGGATTCTTTGTCTAATATCCTAATTGACACCGGTTCATCTCTGAATGTCATGCCCAAGTCTACCTTGTTGAAGCTAAAGTATAAAGGGGGGCAAATGCGGCACAGTGGAATTattgtgaaagcattcgatggaTCAAGAAAAACAGTCATTGGAGAAGTTGATTTGCCTATTGGTATTGGACCACACGTattccagatcactttccaggttatggacataGTGCCAGCTTATAGCTGTCTGCTCGGAcgcccatggattcatgaggcgggTGCCATTACATCCACGttacaccaaaagttaaagtttTTCAAGAATGGGCAAATAGTGACGGTTAATGGGGAGCAGGCTATGTTGATTAGCCACCTTTCATCGTTTAGTGTGATAGAAGCAGACGAAATGGCTGTTCAAACTCCATTTCAGGCCCTGACCATCGATGATTACAAGAAAAGTGAAGGTTCAATCGCGTCATTCAAAGACGCCCAGCAGATTGTCAAGACAGGTCCTACAGAAATGTGGGGCAAGGTGATAGAGTTGTCAGAAAACGTTAACCATGCAGGATTAGGCTTTGTTGATGGAAAACAAGTGCAGACTTCAGTGGTGCGACCTTTCAAAGATATCTTTCACAGCGGTGGGTTTATCAACATGGTAGCAGTTGAGGAGGATACTTTTGAGGGAAAGACAGAAGACGAAGGCCCCAGATTTGTGACACCaggagtagttatgaagaactggaccgcagttgacatcccacattgtgtccacatatcaaagtaattaagcttttcagttttcaaaaatcttccgctttagcccaaagcgcgaagcattaattttgtaaaatgggcacttttgtcaaaaacgtactatccatgaaaaagatcttttgtgttcctatacacttgtgtccttttatcttttcagctttttcggaaaatggtaacaaaaaaaaaccttaaaaagaacacatttttgcatgtcatggtcagtcctctaaaaacaattgtttgtacaggttacttaaacccgttgaacacaatgacatcatgccctctcccaactttgaacattctgtattcgaagctgaagaggaagagtgggatgagattccagaagaggtcgcccgccagcttgaaaatgaagaagacactattcagccatacaaggagcctttggaaacagtcaacttggtttcggaagaaaatgtgaaagaagtcaaaattggagcattgttatccccacaggtcaaggagcaattgatcagcctgttgaaagagtatgtagatgtgtttgcttggtcttatcaagatatgcctggtctcgacactgacatcgtagagcacaagctacctttgaagctagaatgtccaccggtcaaacagaaattaagaagaacacatccagatatggccgtcaaaattaaagaagaagttctgaagcaaatagatgctggttttcttgccacttcagtgtatccatagtggatagcaaatattgtgccagttcctaagaaggacgggaaggtacgaatgtgtgtcgactatcgtgacttaaatagagcaagcccaaaggatgatttccccctgcctcacattgacatgttggtagacaatacagcaaagtttgacatattctccttcatggacggattctccgggtataaccagatcaaaatggctcccgaagacatggaaaaaactacattcataacaccatggggaacattctgttatcaagtgatgctgtttgggttgaagaacgcaggtgctacttaccagcgagccatgacaacgctctttcacgacatgatgcacaaagagattgaggtttatgtggatgacatgatcgcgaagtctcgttcagaagaaggtcacttagtggatctattgaagctgtttcaacgattgaggaagttccgtcttcgcctcaatccgaacaaatgcacatttggcgtcaggtcaggtaaactcttgggcttcattgtcagccaaaaaggcattgaagttgatccagataaagtaaaagctatccaagagatgcccgcaccaaaaacagaaaggcaagtgagaggttttctaggacgattgaattacatatcccggtttatttctcacatgactgccacttgtgaacctatcttcaaattgctgagaaagagtcagaattgtgtttggacagaggattgtcagaaagcatttgacagtatcaaagagtacctcatggagcctcctatcttgttaccacctgttgctggaagaccgttggttatgtatttgacagtgcttgagaattctatgggctgtattctgggtcaacaagacgaaactggaaagaaagagcatgccatttactacttaagcaagaaatttactgactgtgaatcacgatactccttactcgagaagacatgttgtgcattggcttgggctgctaagagattgaggcagtatatgttaagtcacaccacttggttgatatccaaaatggatccaatcaagtacatttttgagaagcctgcactcactggtaagattgcaagatggcagatgctgttatcagaatatgacattgagtatcatacccagaaagctatcaagagcagtgtgttggctgagtaccttgctcaccaacccgttgaagatcacgatgataatgaggatgagtttcctgatgaagatgtcatgttcctaaaatccagagattgtgaagagccacttcctgaagaagggcctgaaccagattctcaatggggtttagtatttgatggagcttccaacgtttatggacatggagtaggtgcagtcattatcactccagaaggttctcatattcctttcacggcaagaatttgctttgaatgtacaaacaacattgctgaatatgaagcctgtatcatgggtcttgaagaagccattgacctccgcatcaaaaatcttactgtttatggtgactcagcgttagttatcaatcagatcaaaggagaatgggaaacacgccaccctggcttgatcccatacaaagactatgcaagaagattgttgactttcttcaccaaggttgaattgcatcacattcctcgggatgagaatcatatggcggatgctctagctacgttgtcttcaatgtatcaagtgggttttccaaacgaagtacccagaattgtgatcaagcgacttgatagaccaacacatgtgtttacagctgaggccagttttgatgataaaccatggtaccacgatatcaagcatttccttcagactcaggagtatcctcttggagcaacagaaaaagataaaaagactttgagaagattgtcaggcagtttcttccttaatcagaatgtgctctataagaggaattatgacatggtcttactcagatgtgttgacaaaaaggaagcagaaatgttgatgaaagaagttcacgaagggtcctttggtactcatgcaaacggccactctatgtcaagaaagatgttgagagctggttactactggttgaccatggaatcagattgctgcaaatttgtaaagaagtgtcacaaatgtcagatctacgctgataaggttcatgtaccaccaacctttttgaatgtgatttctgctccttggccattctcaatgtggggcattgacatgatcggtatgattgaacccaaagcttccaacggacaccgtttcattctcgtggcaa from Lathyrus oleraceus cultivar Zhongwan6 chromosome 1, CAAS_Psat_ZW6_1.0, whole genome shotgun sequence includes:
- the LOC127092171 gene encoding uncharacterized protein LOC127092171, producing the protein MGPNVKDNPMPSHGPSSVNNIEVCLNEQRVTKKEEIRQSLVEIHSVLCAHGLFQHNHQICGTCLVNSRGCRKIQDDLQGVLDQGLIQISRQVSSPESQEQEVNVIIPCFNISEKVEIAYHPREPVVICPPGPMPYTSDKAVPYRYAATIIENGKEVEIKTLASVTNIAANSRMTRSGRVFAPPVIPSRNVEKDPVVVVPVTREAEGKTSNSTLDKETDELLRIIKLSDYKVVDQLLQTPSKISILSLLLNSGVHREALLKVLDQAFVEQDITAEQFNNVVGSITSCNGLGFCDEELPEEGKNHNFALHISANCQGDSLSNILIDTGSSLNVMPKSTLLKLKYKGGQMRHSGIIVKAFDGSRKTVIGEVDLPIGIGPHVFQITFQVMDIVPAYSCLLGRPWIHEAGAITSTLHQKLKFFKNGQIVTVNGEQAMLISHLSSFSVIEADEMAVQTPFQALTIDDYKKSEGSIASFKDAQQIVKTGPTEMWGKVIELSENVNHAGLGFVDGKQVQTSVVRPFKDIFHSGSKVEHLPLFIGKVME